In Pseudemcibacter aquimaris, the sequence GGTCAGGCAACAGCTTAGAAGATCTTTATGACCGTACTCGTCATAATCCGGATCACCCGATTGCGATGCTTTTTGTGTCTGCCATGCGTGAATGGCAACGCTCGACAACAAACCGTACAGGTAAAATTGCCATGGGTGCACAAGAACGTATTTACCGTGTGATGCATGTGACAGTTAGCCGCGAAATGGAGCGACTTGAACATTATTTAAGTGTGCTTGCAACCGTTGGTTCAACGGCGCCGTTTATTGGTCTGTTTGGTACCGTTTGGGGTATCATGAACAGTTTCCAATCGATCGCATCAAGTAATAATTCATCGCTTGCGGTTGTGGCCCCCGGTATTGCCGAGGCACTCGCCGCGACGGCAATGGGTCTTGTGGCCGCGATCCCGGCGGTTGTTGCATATAACGTTCTATCGAATGATCTTGGGCGTTATGCAAACCGTATGGAAGGTTTCGCAGAAGAGTTTGGCACCATTCTATCCCGTCAGATGGAAGAGGAGCACCATTAATGCAAATGCACGGCAATAAAGGTGGCAGCGGTCACCGCACCGGTTTTTCAAAACGCCATCAGCAAATGAGCGAAATTAACGTGACGCCATTTGTGGACGTGATGCTTGTGTTGCTTGTTGTGTTTATGGTGACGGCGCCACTTTTAACAGTGGGTGTTCCGATTGATCTGCCGAATAGTCAGGCAAACAATTTGCCGGAAAATAATACGCCGCTTTCCATCACCATTGATGGTGAGGGTAAAATATATCTTCAGGACGAAGAAGTACGCCTTGAACAACTTGTGCCGCGTATTACGGTGATTTTTGAAAACCGTAAAGAAGACCGCATTTATGTTCATGGTGACGAGGGGGTAAGTTATGGCCGCGTGATGGAAGTCATGGGGCTTTTAAACGGTAACGGATTTTCAAGGGTGGCCATGGTCACTGATCCGGCGAGGTAATTAAATTTGAAGAACGCATTATACATTTCTGGTGGTTCACACGTGGCACTGTTGCTGATCGCAACGGTGGGTATCCCGTTTTTCAGCACCCCCAGAGATGTAGAAATGGTGATCATTCCGGTGGAAATGGTCGAAATTGCAAAAGAGACCGCGACACAGGAAATTGCAAAACGCGTTGAACCAAAAGACAAACCCGCGCCGCCGGACCGTCCACGCCGTGCAGCAGAATTACCACCCCCACCACCGAAAATGGCATCAACCATGCCATTAATGGATCAGCCAAAAGATAAGCCTGCGCCGAAACCAAAACCGGAAGTGCGCGCAGAAGCACCAACCGTTAGCCCGCGCTCAAGGCCACGCCCACCAAGCAGAATGACCAGTGACCGAATGGCCGCGCTTTTGAATAAAATTCCAGAAACACAATCTGTCACAGAAAGACTTACAGAGCGTTTCGGCGAAAGAGAACAAAAGGCAACATCACTTGATGTACGCCGCCAAACCATGAGCATAGTTGCGGCCATTCAAAAGAAAATTTATGGCTGCTGGAACCCGCCATCCGGCGCTTTTGAGGCAGGCACACTTAAAGTGACTGTATTTTTTAGCCTGTCACGGGATGGCTCGATTATGGGGCAGCCGCGCATTGATGATTATGTAAGAATGTCCGGGCCACAACGTACCGCCGCCGATAGCGCAAGACGCGCGGTATTAAGCTGTGCGCCATTTAGTGACCTTGAATTACCAAGTGATATGTATGATTACTGGCGTGATATTAAAATGAATTTTGACCCGTCCGCCATGATATCATAATGTTGTCACGATTGATGACTAAAGAATAACAATAATAAAAGAATATAGAACCGGAGAATACGTGTGAAACACTTGAAAATTTTATTGATTTCCCTAGTTGGTTTTGCCCTTGGGACACTCTCGTCCCACGCGGTAATTGAAATTGATATTACCCAGGGTAACGTGCAGCCAATGCCAATTGCGCTTGCGAACCTTGTGGGTAGCGATCAGGACCTGACGTCCCATGGTACGGGAAGAGAACTGGGTCAACAAATTATTCAGGTGATCACGTCGGACCTTGAAAGATCAGGACTATTTGCACCGATTGATCAGCGTGCGTTTATTAATTCCGGCTCAGCGAGCACGGCACCGCAATTCGCCAATTGGCGTGCGATTGGTGCACAGGCTCTGGTGACGGGTAATGTTGCATTGCGCGAAGATGGTCAGGTCAGTATCGAATTCATGCTTTGGGATGTATTTGATGGCAGAATGATGGAAGGAAAACGGTTAACGGCATCGCCACGAGCATGGCGAAAAGTGGCGCATCAAATTTCGGATTTGATATACGAACGCCTAACAGGTGAAAAAGGATATTTTGATACTAGAATTGTTTATATTGCAGAACATGGTCCATACCTTGATCGTATTCGTCGCTTAGCGATTATGGATCAGGATGGACATAATCATCAATTTATGACCGATGGATCATATATGATCCTTAGCCCACGTTTTTCACCAACCGAACAGGTTATTACGTATCTGTCGTTCTATAACGATATGCCGCGTGTATATCTTTTTGATCTTGAAACAGGAAAGTCGGAAATGCTTGGTGAATTTGACGGTATGACATTTGCGCCGCGCTTTTCACCTGACGGCGAAAGCATCATCATGTCAAAAGCGGAACGAGGAAATTCAGATATTTTCTCAATGGATTTGCGCACGCGCCAAATCGCGCGTTTGACCAGTCATTCAGCCATTGATACATCCCCGAGTTATTCACCATTTGGGCGTCAGATTGCGTTTAACTCTGACCGTGGTGGGACACAGCAGATTTATGTGATGGATGCCGATGGCAGCAACGTAAACCGCATCAGTTTTGGTGAAGGGCGTTACGCGACACCGGTTTGGTCACCACGGGGTGATTTGATCGCCTTTACTAAGCAGCTTGGCGGTAAATTCTATATCGGTGTGATGCGTCCTGATGGATCAGGGGAACGGATTCTCACCGAAAGTTATTTCGAGGAGGGGCCAACCTGGGCACCAAATGGACGTGTACTTATGTATTACCGTAAATACCCATACGATAACCGTGGTGGGGGCGGTGAAACACAGCTTTGGTCCATCGATTTGACCGGATATAACGAACGTCAGATTATCACGCCACTTGATGGTTCCGACCCGGCGTGGTCACCGTTAATGGATTAATGGTTAACGTATGGAAAAATTTATCACTTTATCCCCTTGATGCCGCTTGATTCCTGACGAATCTATGTTTATAGTCACGGGTAATTATATGGGCCAAGGGAATATATGATTGATTGCGCATGTCAATTCTGATGGGGAATGACAGAAGTTTGGAAAAATAAGAATACACAAAATTATATGTGAAGGATCACTAAATGCTTAATAAAATTAATGCGAAATATTTAATAATGGTAGGGGCCGCACTTGTGTTAAGTGCATGTGCGAATACAAATGACACTGCTGTAACGGAAGCACCAGCTGACCCAGCACCAGCGCCAGCTCCAGCTCCTGCACCAGAAGTTGCACCAGTTGATACAACAACTCAAGAATATCTTGAGAACAGCCTGATGGCTGGTATGGATGCGTCAATGGTTCACTTCGGTTTTGACCGTTATGATGTTGATGCGGATGCACGTCGCATTCTACAGGCACAAGCCAACTGGATGAAAACTCATAACAAATCTATCGTTGTTGAAGGTCACTGTGACGAGCGTGGTACACGTGAATACAACCTTGCACTTGGTGATCGCCGTGCAAACGCGGTTAAGAACTATCTTGTTGCAATGGGTGTAAGCGCTAACCGTATCCGTACAGTAAGCTACGGTAAAGAGCGTCCAATGGGTACAGACCACAACAAAAACCGTCGTGGTAAAACACGCGTAGAGTAATACTCGAATTATTTAAAGAATGCCCGTGGGACGTTGGACAGTCGCGCGGGCATTTTTTTTAGGGCTAACGGATAAACCCGAAAATTAATATGTAAAGCATACGGAGCTTAAAAGATGTTAAATATAATGCATCATAAAACAACGACCCTATTAATGACGGCAGCACTTGCGATGGCGATGTTCATTTTGACCATCGATACATCGTCTGCACAATCAACACGCCAACGATTGACCGCGATTGAAAAGCAATTAAATGCGCTTCAGCGCCGCGTATTTACACCAGGTAGCCGTTTTCAATCTGGCGAAGAGCAATCATCAAGCGCGGATGCAGTGACATCGGCACCGCTTGACATGCCAGTGGGTGGTGAGGGTGCATTGATGGCAGAAATTAATATCCGTATTTCAGAGCTTGAAACACAAATCCGCCAAATGACAGGCCAACTTGAAGAGGCAAATTTCAAGGTTAATCAATTAACCCGCCAAATTGAAACCATGCAGAAAGATAATGATTTCCGTTTTGGTGAACTGGAAAATGGTAGAGGTATGGTAAGTGGTAGTGCAGGTGGCGGCATGGCGGCACCAATGGCCGGCGCATCAACAGCACCAGCAGCAAGTGGTACAGCAGGCGGCACACCAAAAGAAAAATATGATTATGCATATGGCCTTGTTTCCAATGCCAATTACGCAGAAGCAGAAATTAATTTCCTAGAATTTCTTGAGCAACACCCGCAGGACGAATTAGCGGGTAATGCACAATATTGGCTTGGCCAAACATATTATGCGCGCGGCAATTATGCTGATGCGACCCGTACATTCCTTGAAGGGATGAGCAAATATCCGGAAAGTTCAAAAGCACCGGCCTATTTATTAAAAGTCGGTATGTCGCTTAACCTTTTGGGTGAGAAAAATGACGCCTGCGAAGTATTCCGCGAATTAAATGCCCGCTTCCCGGACAGCACGGAAAATACCCGACTTCGTCCGACCGAAGAAAGAAAAGCAGGATGCAGTTAAAAGGGGGTAATCTTTCCCCCTTAACAAGCGCCGAATTCAATGAATTAATGGCGGGGCTGGATATTGGATGCTCTACAAAGATCGCTGTGGCCGTTTCCGGTGGCGCGGATAGTATGGCGCTTGCTTTAATGCTTGGTGATTGGTGTAGTGAACATTCGGTTCATCTGACGACATTAACCGTCAATCATGGTTTAAGGACTGAGGCAGCTCAAGAAGCAGAACAAGTCAATAATTGGTTATCAGCATATAATATCAATCATGAAACACTTAAATGGCAGGGTGATAAACCATCGGCGAATATTCAAAATGATGCACGAGATGCCAGATACAGATTAATGGCGGAGTATTGCGCGGACCATAAAATCAATCATTTATTCTTAGCCCATCATAAAGATGATCAGGCGGAAACATTTTTAATTCGTCTGCTGCGTGGTAGTGGTGTTGATGGATTATCCGCCATGGATAAGGTATCACCGGTTCCACAGAAAAACGTGAATACTGAATTAAAATTATGCCGTCCGTTTCTGGATGTTGATAAATCACGCTTGCTTGAAACCCTAAAAGTAAAGGGGCAGGAATGGATCAATGACCCCAGTAATGAAAATACGTCATTCACACGGGTAAAAGTTAGAAACTTATTACAAGAAACAGATTTGGATGGGCTTGATAGTGACCGATTATCATCCACTGCAAAACGGATGTCACGTGTCAGAGATTTGCTTGATGAACTAACGGAACAGGCCGAATCGCAATATCTTGAAATTAATGAATTGGGGTATGCGCGGTTAAATTCGGGTTTTCATCATACTCTACACGAAGAAATCGCTTTAAGAATGCTAAGTCGTATTTTCAAGAAAATTGGTGGCAATGATTATGGGCCTAGATATCAAAAACTTTTGAGTCTCTATTCAGATTTGGGTAATAACGATTTTAACGGTAGAACACTCGCAGGTGTCGTGCTTCATAAAACCAAAGAGGGATATTTTGAGTTTGTAAGAGAAGCAGCCAATATAGATCATGAAATTAAAATTACGGAAGCGAAACAAATTTTATGGGATGGTCGTTTCATGATCAATTTGTGTGGTCAAATAGGAACAGTGGTTTCATTTAGCACGGATCATATGGATCAGTTATCAGAAAAGCACCCTGATTTAAAAACAGAACTTTATGAACTTTTTGATG encodes:
- the tolQ gene encoding protein TolQ, with protein sequence MEEEVAPSAAGAIDAVEAVDLGGTAAAAPDFTFFGMFMQADFVVQSVMLMLLGASVWCWAIIYDKYKRLREVREKADDFENEFWSGNSLEDLYDRTRHNPDHPIAMLFVSAMREWQRSTTNRTGKIAMGAQERIYRVMHVTVSREMERLEHYLSVLATVGSTAPFIGLFGTVWGIMNSFQSIASSNNSSLAVVAPGIAEALAATAMGLVAAIPAVVAYNVLSNDLGRYANRMEGFAEEFGTILSRQMEEEHH
- the tolB gene encoding Tol-Pal system beta propeller repeat protein TolB, producing the protein MKHLKILLISLVGFALGTLSSHAVIEIDITQGNVQPMPIALANLVGSDQDLTSHGTGRELGQQIIQVITSDLERSGLFAPIDQRAFINSGSASTAPQFANWRAIGAQALVTGNVALREDGQVSIEFMLWDVFDGRMMEGKRLTASPRAWRKVAHQISDLIYERLTGEKGYFDTRIVYIAEHGPYLDRIRRLAIMDQDGHNHQFMTDGSYMILSPRFSPTEQVITYLSFYNDMPRVYLFDLETGKSEMLGEFDGMTFAPRFSPDGESIIMSKAERGNSDIFSMDLRTRQIARLTSHSAIDTSPSYSPFGRQIAFNSDRGGTQQIYVMDADGSNVNRISFGEGRYATPVWSPRGDLIAFTKQLGGKFYIGVMRPDGSGERILTESYFEEGPTWAPNGRVLMYYRKYPYDNRGGGGETQLWSIDLTGYNERQIITPLDGSDPAWSPLMD
- the ybgF gene encoding tol-pal system protein YbgF, which gives rise to MLNIMHHKTTTLLMTAALAMAMFILTIDTSSAQSTRQRLTAIEKQLNALQRRVFTPGSRFQSGEEQSSSADAVTSAPLDMPVGGEGALMAEINIRISELETQIRQMTGQLEEANFKVNQLTRQIETMQKDNDFRFGELENGRGMVSGSAGGGMAAPMAGASTAPAASGTAGGTPKEKYDYAYGLVSNANYAEAEINFLEFLEQHPQDELAGNAQYWLGQTYYARGNYADATRTFLEGMSKYPESSKAPAYLLKVGMSLNLLGEKNDACEVFRELNARFPDSTENTRLRPTEERKAGCS
- a CDS encoding TonB C-terminal domain-containing protein; this encodes MKNALYISGGSHVALLLIATVGIPFFSTPRDVEMVIIPVEMVEIAKETATQEIAKRVEPKDKPAPPDRPRRAAELPPPPPKMASTMPLMDQPKDKPAPKPKPEVRAEAPTVSPRSRPRPPSRMTSDRMAALLNKIPETQSVTERLTERFGEREQKATSLDVRRQTMSIVAAIQKKIYGCWNPPSGAFEAGTLKVTVFFSLSRDGSIMGQPRIDDYVRMSGPQRTAADSARRAVLSCAPFSDLELPSDMYDYWRDIKMNFDPSAMIS
- the tilS gene encoding tRNA lysidine(34) synthetase TilS produces the protein MQLKGGNLSPLTSAEFNELMAGLDIGCSTKIAVAVSGGADSMALALMLGDWCSEHSVHLTTLTVNHGLRTEAAQEAEQVNNWLSAYNINHETLKWQGDKPSANIQNDARDARYRLMAEYCADHKINHLFLAHHKDDQAETFLIRLLRGSGVDGLSAMDKVSPVPQKNVNTELKLCRPFLDVDKSRLLETLKVKGQEWINDPSNENTSFTRVKVRNLLQETDLDGLDSDRLSSTAKRMSRVRDLLDELTEQAESQYLEINELGYARLNSGFHHTLHEEIALRMLSRIFKKIGGNDYGPRYQKLLSLYSDLGNNDFNGRTLAGVVLHKTKEGYFEFVREAANIDHEIKITEAKQILWDGRFMINLCGQIGTVVSFSTDHMDQLSEKHPDLKTELYELFDDYKLRDKLLPTLPVLIDNNGQVILPDLLINKIKLDFSGKFSAVFND
- the tolR gene encoding protein TolR, with translation MQMHGNKGGSGHRTGFSKRHQQMSEINVTPFVDVMLVLLVVFMVTAPLLTVGVPIDLPNSQANNLPENNTPLSITIDGEGKIYLQDEEVRLEQLVPRITVIFENRKEDRIYVHGDEGVSYGRVMEVMGLLNGNGFSRVAMVTDPAR
- a CDS encoding OmpA family protein, with the protein product MLNKINAKYLIMVGAALVLSACANTNDTAVTEAPADPAPAPAPAPAPEVAPVDTTTQEYLENSLMAGMDASMVHFGFDRYDVDADARRILQAQANWMKTHNKSIVVEGHCDERGTREYNLALGDRRANAVKNYLVAMGVSANRIRTVSYGKERPMGTDHNKNRRGKTRVE